A portion of the Sandaracinobacteroides saxicola genome contains these proteins:
- the msrA gene encoding peptide-methionine (S)-S-oxide reductase MsrA, producing MTETAIFANGCFWCTEAIFDRVRGVHSVESGYTGGHVENPRYKAVCGGDTGHAEAVRVTFDPDVISYAQLLDIFFATHDPTTLNRQGNDVGPQYRSAIFPQSPAQEAEARAAIARAQADWPAPIVTRIEPAAPWYPAEVEHHDYYARVGDANPYCAYVVGPKVRKFLKTHGEHVKPSLG from the coding sequence ATGACCGAAACCGCCATCTTCGCCAACGGCTGCTTCTGGTGCACCGAGGCGATCTTCGACCGGGTGCGCGGCGTCCATTCGGTGGAGAGCGGCTATACCGGCGGCCATGTCGAGAACCCCCGTTACAAGGCGGTGTGCGGCGGCGACACCGGCCATGCCGAAGCGGTGCGCGTTACCTTCGACCCCGACGTCATCAGCTATGCCCAACTGCTCGACATCTTCTTCGCCACGCACGATCCGACCACGCTGAACCGCCAGGGCAATGATGTCGGCCCCCAGTATCGCAGCGCCATCTTCCCGCAATCCCCGGCGCAGGAAGCCGAAGCAAGGGCTGCGATCGCCCGCGCCCAGGCCGACTGGCCGGCACCGATCGTCACCCGCATCGAACCCGCGGCGCCCTGGTATCCGGCCGAGGTCGAGCACCACGACTATTACGCCCGCGTCGGCGACGCCAACCCCTATTGCGCCTATGTCGTCGGACCGAAAGTGCGCAAGTTCCTGAAAACGCATGGCGAGCATGTAAAGCCCAGCCTTGGCTGA
- a CDS encoding DUF817 domain-containing protein yields the protein MAERRTRFAGVRDRLEGLRFASPLHAGLFEFLLFGFKQAWACLFGGLILALLLLTHFFYPADAALARYDFLTLVVLAIQVALLALRLETLAEARVILAFHLVGTAMELFKTSMGSWVYPEPGLLRIGDVPLFSGFMYAAVGSYIARIWRIFGFRFTGYPPAWQPTVLAVAIYVNFFTHHFVADARWLLFAACGWIFRRTMVRFTVFRTERAMPLLVGFLLVALFIWFAENLATFANAWRYPLQSAAWTMVPLAKLGAWYLLMIISFVLVSRLHAISPATSRTSR from the coding sequence TTGGCTGAGCGCCGCACGCGCTTCGCGGGCGTCCGCGACCGGCTGGAGGGGCTGCGCTTCGCCTCGCCGCTTCATGCCGGTCTGTTCGAATTCCTGCTGTTCGGCTTCAAGCAGGCCTGGGCCTGCCTGTTCGGCGGGCTGATCCTGGCGCTGCTGCTGCTGACGCATTTTTTCTATCCGGCCGATGCCGCGCTGGCGCGCTATGATTTCCTGACGCTGGTGGTGCTCGCCATCCAGGTTGCGCTGCTGGCGCTGCGCCTGGAAACGCTGGCGGAGGCGCGCGTCATCCTGGCCTTCCACCTGGTCGGCACGGCGATGGAGCTGTTCAAGACCAGCATGGGCAGTTGGGTCTATCCCGAACCCGGCCTGCTGCGCATCGGCGACGTGCCCCTGTTCTCGGGCTTCATGTACGCCGCGGTCGGCAGCTACATCGCCCGCATCTGGCGCATCTTCGGCTTCCGCTTCACGGGATATCCGCCGGCCTGGCAACCGACGGTGCTGGCGGTCGCCATCTATGTCAATTTCTTCACCCACCATTTCGTGGCAGACGCGCGCTGGCTGCTGTTCGCCGCCTGCGGCTGGATCTTCCGCCGCACGATGGTGCGCTTCACCGTGTTCCGCACTGAGCGCGCCATGCCGCTGCTCGTCGGCTTCCTGCTGGTGGCGCTCTTCATCTGGTTCGCGGAAAATCTCGCCACCTTCGCCAATGCCTGGCGCTATCCGCTCCAGTCCGCCGCCTGGACGATGGTGCCGCTGGCGAAGCTCGGCGCCTGGTACCTTCTGATGATCATCTCCTTCGTGCTGGTGTCACGCCTCCACGCTATTTCACCCGCCACTTCTCGAACCAGTCGATGA